Proteins encoded together in one Columba livia isolate bColLiv1 breed racing homer chromosome 3, bColLiv1.pat.W.v2, whole genome shotgun sequence window:
- the SLC29A1 gene encoding equilibrative nucleoside transporter 1 isoform X1 encodes MTARDGPQDRYKAVWLIFFILGLGTLLPWNFFMTARKYFISRLGNQTSEAAFSLQSMFDNFMTLCAMVPLLIFTCLNSFIHQRIPQQVRILGSLVAIGLLFLITAIMVKVAMEPLPFFIFTMISIVFINSFGAILQSSLFGLAGLLPASYTAPIMSGQGLAGTFAALAMIFGIAIGTQQAKTFIGYFITACVAIVLAIFSYILLPRMDFFRYYSMKDKTEYRVYNAELETKRDLIKKDEPNGMEQNNSKIIPIHNPDEKPSVIAIFKKLWVMAASVCFVFTVTIGVFPSITAKVSTVLGEGNKWDSYFIPVSCFLLFNVFDWTGRSLTALFTWPGKDSCLLPVMVVLRVIFIPLFMLCNVQSRKYLPVVFSHDAWYIVFMIFFSISNGYLASLCMCFGPKKVLAHEAETAGAIMAFFLSLGLALGAAVSFLIQILI; translated from the exons ATGACAGCAAGAGACGGGCCCCAAGACAG GTACAAGGCTGTCTGGCTGATCTTCTTCATCCTTGGCCTAGGAACGCTGCTGCCATGGAATTTCTTCATGACCGCCAGGAAG TATTTCATCAGCCGCCTCGGGAACCAGACCAGTGAGGCTGCCTTTTCCCTGCAGTCCATGTTTGACAACTTCATGACTCTCTGCGCCATGGTGCCCCTCCTCATCTTCACCTGCCTCAACTCCTTCATCCACCAGCG GATTCCCCAGCAGGTCCGCATCTTGGGCAGCCTGGTGGCTATTGGGCTGTTGTTTTTAATCACCGCAATCATGGTGAAGGTTGCCATGGAGCCTCTTCCCTTCTTCATCTTTACTATGATCAGCATCGTCTTCATCAACT CCTTCGGCGCCATCCTCCAGAGCAGCCTCTTTGGGCTGGCAGGGCTCCTGCCTGCCAGCTACACAGCTCCCATCATGAGTGGCCAGGGCTTGGCGGGCACCTTTGCTGCTTTGGCGATGATCTTCGGTATTGCCA TTGGCACCCAGCAAGCCAAGACCTTCATCGGTTACTTCATCACAGCCTGTGTGGCAATCGTGCTGGCAATCTTCTCCTACATTCTTCTGCCTCGCATG GATTTCTTCCGATACTACTCCATGAAGGACAAGACAGAGTACCGTGTGTACAATGCAGAGCTGGAGACCAAAAGAGACCTGATTAAGAAAG ATGAGCCCAACGGCATGGAGCAGAATAACTCAAAGATCATCCCTATCCACAACCCTGACGAGAAGCCTTCAGTCAttgccatttttaaaaag CTCTGGGTCATGGCTGCATCCGTCTGCTTTGTCTTCACTGTCACCATCGGCGTCTTTCCTTCCATCACAGCTAAGGTGTCCACTGTCCTTGGAGAGGGAAACAAATGGG ATTCCTACTTCATCCctgtctcctgcttcctgctcttTAATGTCTTTGACTGGACAGGACGGAGTCTCACTGCTCTCTTCACATGG CCTGGAAAGGACAGCTGCCTTCTGCCAGTGATGGTGGTCCTCCGTGTCATCTTTATCCCTCTTTTCATGCTGTGCAACGTGCAGTCCCGTAAATACCTGCCTGTTGTATTCTCTCATGACGCCTGGTACATCGTCTTCATGATCTTCTTCTCCATCTCCAATGGCTACCTGGCCAGCCTTTGCATGTGCTTTGGGCCCAA GAAAGTGCTTGCCCACGAAGCGGAGACAGCTGGAGCCATCATGGCCTTTTTCCTGTCGCTGGGCTTGGCCCTAGGAGCTGCCGTCTCCTTCCTGATCCAAATTCTCATCTAG
- the SLC29A1 gene encoding equilibrative nucleoside transporter 1 isoform X2 has product MTARDGPQDRYKAVWLIFFILGLGTLLPWNFFMTARKYFISRLGNQTSEAAFSLQSMFDNFMTLCAMVPLLIFTCLNSFIHQRIPQQVRILGSLVAIGLLFLITAIMVKVAMEPLPFFIFTMISIVFINSFGAILQSSLFGLAGLLPASYTAPIMSGQGLAGTFAALAMIFGIAIGTQQAKTFIGYFITACVAIVLAIFSYILLPRMDFFRYYSMKDKTEYRVYNAELETKRDLIKKDEPNGMEQNNSKIIPIHNPDEKPSVIAIFKKLWVMAASVCFVFTVTIGVFPSITAKVSTVLGEGNKWDSYFIPVSCFLLFNVFDWTGRSLTALFTWESACPRSGDSWSHHGLFPVAGLGPRSCRLLPDPNSHLAEAPRGCRDTERRLRILL; this is encoded by the exons ATGACAGCAAGAGACGGGCCCCAAGACAG GTACAAGGCTGTCTGGCTGATCTTCTTCATCCTTGGCCTAGGAACGCTGCTGCCATGGAATTTCTTCATGACCGCCAGGAAG TATTTCATCAGCCGCCTCGGGAACCAGACCAGTGAGGCTGCCTTTTCCCTGCAGTCCATGTTTGACAACTTCATGACTCTCTGCGCCATGGTGCCCCTCCTCATCTTCACCTGCCTCAACTCCTTCATCCACCAGCG GATTCCCCAGCAGGTCCGCATCTTGGGCAGCCTGGTGGCTATTGGGCTGTTGTTTTTAATCACCGCAATCATGGTGAAGGTTGCCATGGAGCCTCTTCCCTTCTTCATCTTTACTATGATCAGCATCGTCTTCATCAACT CCTTCGGCGCCATCCTCCAGAGCAGCCTCTTTGGGCTGGCAGGGCTCCTGCCTGCCAGCTACACAGCTCCCATCATGAGTGGCCAGGGCTTGGCGGGCACCTTTGCTGCTTTGGCGATGATCTTCGGTATTGCCA TTGGCACCCAGCAAGCCAAGACCTTCATCGGTTACTTCATCACAGCCTGTGTGGCAATCGTGCTGGCAATCTTCTCCTACATTCTTCTGCCTCGCATG GATTTCTTCCGATACTACTCCATGAAGGACAAGACAGAGTACCGTGTGTACAATGCAGAGCTGGAGACCAAAAGAGACCTGATTAAGAAAG ATGAGCCCAACGGCATGGAGCAGAATAACTCAAAGATCATCCCTATCCACAACCCTGACGAGAAGCCTTCAGTCAttgccatttttaaaaag CTCTGGGTCATGGCTGCATCCGTCTGCTTTGTCTTCACTGTCACCATCGGCGTCTTTCCTTCCATCACAGCTAAGGTGTCCACTGTCCTTGGAGAGGGAAACAAATGGG ATTCCTACTTCATCCctgtctcctgcttcctgctcttTAATGTCTTTGACTGGACAGGACGGAGTCTCACTGCTCTCTTCACATGG GAAAGTGCTTGCCCACGAAGCGGAGACAGCTGGAGCCATCATGGCCTTTTTCCTGTCGCTGGGCTTGGCCCTAGGAGCTGCCGTCTCCTTCCTGATCCAAATTCTCATCTAGCAGAGGCACCCAGGGGGTGCAGGGACACTGAGAGACGGCTCCGCATCCTCCTCTGA
- the SLC35B2 gene encoding adenosine 3'-phospho 5'-phosphosulfate transporter 1 isoform X1, whose amino-acid sequence MATGEEIPSALQDSWGDFWLFRFFVNAAGYASIVVPGFLLIQYFKRRNYLETGRGICFPVIKSCVFGSEVKSVHQEDGSLPPRVEPTESSTARQVFKLLFCTAGLQASYLTWGVLQERVMTRTYGATETDPGEKFKDSQFLVFMNRILAFTVAGLYCALTKQPRHGAPMYKYSFASLSNILSSWCQYEALKYISFPTQVLAKASKVIPVMMMGKLVSHKSYEYWEYLTAALISVGVSMFLLSNGPNKHMSTVTTFSGIVLLAGYIIFDSFTSNWQDALFTYKMSPVQMMFGVNVFSCLFTVGSLLEQGALLESVRFMARHSEFTAHAVLLSVCSACGQLFIFYTINQFGAAVFTIIMTLRQAFAILLSCLIYGHAVTVVGGLGVAVVFMALFLRVYARSRMKKRSKKLPPGETPVQKV is encoded by the exons ATGGCTACTGGTGAAGAGATCCCCTCTGCCTTGCAGGACTCCTGGGGGGACTTCTGGCTTTTCCGCTTCTTTGTTAATGCTGCTGGCTATGCGAGTATTGTGGTGCCGGGATTCCTCCTCATCCAGTACTTCAAGAGAAGGAATTACCTGGAGACAG GCCGAGGCATTTGCTTCCCTGTCATCAAATCATGCGTGTTTGGCTCTGAGGTGAAGTCTGTACACCAGGAGGATGGCTCCTTGCCACCCCGAGTGGAGCCCACAGAGTCTTCTACAGCCCGGCAGGTCTTCAAGCTGCTCTTCTGTACTGCTGGTCTACAG GCCTCCTACCTCACGTGGGGCGTCCTCCAGGAGCGTGTGATGACAAGAACGTATGGTGCCACCGAAACGGACCCTGGTGAGAAGTTCAAGGACTCCCAGTTCCTGGTGTTCATGAACCGCATCCTGGCCTTCACGGTGGCTGGTCTGTACTGTGCCTTGACTAAGCAGCCACGCCACGGGGCTCCTATGTACAAATACTCCTTTGCCTCTCTCTCCAACATCCTCAGCAGCTGGTGCCAGTATGAGGCACTCAAGTACATCAGCTTCCCCACCCAAGTGCTGGCCAAGGCCTCCAAGGTGATCCCAGTGATGATGATGGGCAAACTGGTGTCTCATAAGAGTTATGAGTACTGGGAGTACCTGACTGCTGCCCTCATCTCTGTGGGGGTCAGTATGTTCCTTCTCTCCAACGGTCCCAACAAGCACATGTCCACTGTCACCACTTTCTCAGGCATAGTCCTTCTGGCCGGCTACATAATCTTTGACAGCTTCACCTCCAACTGGCAGGATGCCCTTTTCACCTACAAGATGTCTCCCGTGCAGATGATGTTTGGCGTCAACgtcttctcctgccttttcacgGTGGGCTCGCTCTTGGAGCAGGGTGCCTTGCTGGAGTCGGTACGCTTCATGGCCCGCCACTCGGAATTCACGGCCCATGCCGTGCTGCTCTccgtgtgctctgcctgtggcCAGCTCTTCATCTTCTACACCATCAACCAGTTTGGGGCGGCTGTCTTCACCATCATCATGACACTCCGACAGGCCTTTGCCATCCTTCTTTCCTGCCTCATCTATGGGCACGCTGTCACTGTTGTGGGTGGGCTGGGTGTAGCCGTTGTCTTCATGGCCCTCTTCCTCCGTGTCTATGCCCGCAGCCGTATGAAGAAGCGCAGTAAGAAGCTCCCGCCAGGCGAGACCCCTGTACAAAAGGTCTAA
- the SLC35B2 gene encoding adenosine 3'-phospho 5'-phosphosulfate transporter 1 isoform X2, with protein MTRTYGATETDPGEKFKDSQFLVFMNRILAFTVAGLYCALTKQPRHGAPMYKYSFASLSNILSSWCQYEALKYISFPTQVLAKASKVIPVMMMGKLVSHKSYEYWEYLTAALISVGVSMFLLSNGPNKHMSTVTTFSGIVLLAGYIIFDSFTSNWQDALFTYKMSPVQMMFGVNVFSCLFTVGSLLEQGALLESVRFMARHSEFTAHAVLLSVCSACGQLFIFYTINQFGAAVFTIIMTLRQAFAILLSCLIYGHAVTVVGGLGVAVVFMALFLRVYARSRMKKRSKKLPPGETPVQKV; from the coding sequence ATGACAAGAACGTATGGTGCCACCGAAACGGACCCTGGTGAGAAGTTCAAGGACTCCCAGTTCCTGGTGTTCATGAACCGCATCCTGGCCTTCACGGTGGCTGGTCTGTACTGTGCCTTGACTAAGCAGCCACGCCACGGGGCTCCTATGTACAAATACTCCTTTGCCTCTCTCTCCAACATCCTCAGCAGCTGGTGCCAGTATGAGGCACTCAAGTACATCAGCTTCCCCACCCAAGTGCTGGCCAAGGCCTCCAAGGTGATCCCAGTGATGATGATGGGCAAACTGGTGTCTCATAAGAGTTATGAGTACTGGGAGTACCTGACTGCTGCCCTCATCTCTGTGGGGGTCAGTATGTTCCTTCTCTCCAACGGTCCCAACAAGCACATGTCCACTGTCACCACTTTCTCAGGCATAGTCCTTCTGGCCGGCTACATAATCTTTGACAGCTTCACCTCCAACTGGCAGGATGCCCTTTTCACCTACAAGATGTCTCCCGTGCAGATGATGTTTGGCGTCAACgtcttctcctgccttttcacgGTGGGCTCGCTCTTGGAGCAGGGTGCCTTGCTGGAGTCGGTACGCTTCATGGCCCGCCACTCGGAATTCACGGCCCATGCCGTGCTGCTCTccgtgtgctctgcctgtggcCAGCTCTTCATCTTCTACACCATCAACCAGTTTGGGGCGGCTGTCTTCACCATCATCATGACACTCCGACAGGCCTTTGCCATCCTTCTTTCCTGCCTCATCTATGGGCACGCTGTCACTGTTGTGGGTGGGCTGGGTGTAGCCGTTGTCTTCATGGCCCTCTTCCTCCGTGTCTATGCCCGCAGCCGTATGAAGAAGCGCAGTAAGAAGCTCCCGCCAGGCGAGACCCCTGTACAAAAGGTCTAA